In one window of SAR116 cluster alpha proteobacterium HIMB100 DNA:
- a CDS encoding pantothenate kinase, type III (PFAM: Bordetella pertussis Bvg accessory factor family~TIGRFAM: pantothenate kinase, type III) encodes MLLAIDCGNTNIVFALFEADKKIAEWRLETVARRPADEYFIALCHILETKKLYYTDIENCILASVVPDVTQNLVRFCEERLAVEPMVIGEDDIDLGLDVQTDDPSQVGADRLVNAVAVAKAGYVPAIILDFGTATTFDIVLPAEADGGAEAVYAGGVIAPGVHRSVEALVAAAAKLPSLVVDSFDDTLPVVGKSTESAMKSGVLWGYVGLIDGILSRLKAEPELAAAKVIGTGGLASLFAPHISALDLVDGELTMSGLHEIFNRNTKYNRG; translated from the coding sequence ATGCTTCTGGCGATTGATTGCGGGAACACAAATATTGTGTTTGCTTTGTTTGAGGCAGATAAGAAGATAGCAGAATGGCGGCTGGAGACAGTGGCCCGTCGGCCAGCAGATGAATATTTCATTGCATTATGCCATATTCTGGAGACGAAAAAGCTTTATTACACAGATATTGAAAATTGCATTTTGGCATCTGTGGTCCCAGATGTGACGCAAAATTTAGTCCGTTTCTGCGAAGAACGTCTGGCTGTTGAACCGATGGTAATAGGTGAAGACGATATCGATTTAGGGCTTGATGTGCAGACAGATGACCCTTCCCAGGTGGGAGCAGATAGGCTGGTAAATGCTGTGGCTGTCGCAAAGGCAGGTTATGTGCCTGCGATTATTCTGGATTTTGGAACCGCGACCACATTTGACATTGTTCTGCCCGCAGAGGCAGATGGCGGGGCAGAGGCTGTATATGCCGGCGGAGTGATTGCCCCTGGTGTGCATCGGTCAGTTGAAGCTCTGGTTGCGGCCGCAGCCAAATTGCCGAGCCTTGTAGTTGATAGTTTCGATGACACGTTGCCAGTAGTAGGGAAATCGACTGAAAGTGCGATGAAGTCAGGCGTGTTATGGGGCTATGTTGGGTTGATAGATGGTATCCTAAGCCGCCTGAAAGCAGAACCTGAACTGGCGGCAGCCAAAGTGATTGGCACAGGCGGGTTGGCCTCATTATTTGCCCCTCATATCTCAGCCCTTGATCTGGTCGATGGTGAGCTGACAATGAGCGGCCTTCATGAAATTTTTAACAGAAACACCAAATATAACAGAGGATAA
- a CDS encoding 3,4-dihydroxy-2-butanone 4-phosphate synthase (PFAM: GTP cyclohydrolase II; 3,4-dihydroxy-2-butanone 4-phosphate synthase~TIGRFAM: 3,4-dihydroxy-2-butanone 4-phosphate synthase) yields MSATNAISGLSAIEDVIADAKAGKMFILVDDQNRENEGDLCVIGEYTDASAINFMAKHGRGLICLALTRERTEKLGLAMMDRRNESRHQTAFTVSIEAREGVTTGISAADRAHTIQTAIHPNARQADITTPGHIFPLVARDGGTLVRAGHTEAVVDIARAAGCAPSGVICEIMKDDGTMARLPDLIEFAEQHDLKIGAIADLISWRRHNETLVTRVAETSIETEFGGDWRLLIYRNDITDVEHLVMLKGQIDPNTPTYVRMHGLDLMVDLLGETHKSRHHGELQRAMKMIADKGNGVIVVLRESSVSSLSEILQARQSTSSKSGGQELRDYGVGAQILNDLNVSEMVLLSNSKPTIIGLDGYGLTIKDWKAIQ; encoded by the coding sequence GTGAGCGCGACTAACGCTATATCCGGCTTGTCAGCTATTGAAGATGTAATTGCTGACGCCAAAGCAGGGAAGATGTTTATTCTGGTCGATGATCAGAATAGGGAAAATGAAGGCGATTTGTGTGTCATCGGCGAATATACTGATGCAAGTGCAATTAACTTCATGGCCAAGCATGGCCGCGGGCTGATTTGTCTTGCATTGACTCGTGAACGAACTGAAAAATTAGGGCTGGCTATGATGGACCGGCGAAATGAATCGCGCCATCAGACTGCGTTTACAGTTTCTATAGAGGCAAGAGAAGGGGTGACGACAGGCATTTCAGCTGCTGACCGTGCCCATACCATCCAGACCGCTATTCACCCGAATGCACGACAGGCTGACATCACTACGCCTGGTCACATATTTCCTCTGGTTGCTCGAGATGGTGGGACCTTGGTTCGGGCTGGTCATACTGAGGCTGTTGTTGATATTGCTCGGGCTGCAGGTTGTGCGCCTAGCGGTGTGATTTGTGAGATTATGAAAGATGACGGGACAATGGCAAGATTGCCTGACCTGATTGAATTTGCTGAGCAACATGACCTGAAAATTGGCGCTATTGCTGACTTGATTTCTTGGCGGCGTCATAATGAGACGCTGGTGACCCGGGTTGCTGAAACCTCTATTGAAACTGAATTTGGCGGTGATTGGCGATTGTTGATTTACCGCAATGATATTACTGATGTCGAACATCTGGTGATGTTGAAAGGTCAGATAGACCCGAACACCCCCACATATGTGCGGATGCATGGCCTTGATCTGATGGTTGATTTGTTGGGAGAAACACACAAAAGCCGGCATCACGGTGAATTACAGCGTGCTATGAAGATGATCGCTGATAAAGGGAATGGCGTCATTGTTGTGCTTCGCGAATCCAGCGTGTCCAGCCTGTCTGAAATCCTGCAGGCGCGTCAGAGTACATCCTCTAAATCTGGTGGGCAGGAATTGAGGGATTATGGCGTTGGGGCTCAGATTTTGAATGATTTGAATGTATCTGAAATGGTTCTTCTATCCAATTCAAAACCAACGATTATTGGCCTGGATGGCTATGGGCTGACCATTAAGGACTGGAAGGCCATTCAGTAA
- a CDS encoding putative hydrolase of the metallo-beta-lactamase superfamily (PFAM: Metallo-beta-lactamase superfamily; RNA-metabolising metallo-beta-lactamase~TIGRFAM: conserved hypothetical protein) — MDMKIKSDDFVFLPLGGSGEIGMNANLYHYQGRWLMVDLGISFPDETMPGVDVVLPDLRFIEARKDKLEAIILTHAHEDHFGAIPYLWKRLGVPVYGTAFTLALLRRKLAESRLDYKIPLHELDFNIAYDFGPFSVELVQLTHSVPDPAALVLRSDKGTILHTGDWKFDETPMLGVDTDRQRLRQLGDEGVLALIGDSTNAMVEGHTPSEAVARAGLTEAIADADGLVAVTCFASNVARLDSIIAAAAANNRSVCVVGRALNRTIGAARDTGYLRDIPDFVSETEVSLIPRNHMVVICTGSQGETRAAMARIAAGAHESIDLQPGDTVIYSSRQIPGNEPAITKVQDMLVRRGIHLITDDDQPVHVSGHPARDELIEMYGLVRPTVAIPVHGTARHLMAHAGLAKDCQVKQTLIPDNGAAICLSEDKADIIGHAPVGLLTHEGGKVVDLQSDHLRSRRRMLWNGTMTATVVLSASGELLLAPQVSQAGLCTDDQAADFVAGTSLAIEDAVAERVRPGDDDNVIEQIVRTTLRQMAKSQFRLRPTVHVHVMRTDITGVPA; from the coding sequence ATGGATATGAAGATAAAGTCAGATGACTTTGTATTTCTGCCTTTGGGCGGGTCTGGTGAAATCGGCATGAACGCCAACCTGTACCATTATCAAGGCCGATGGTTGATGGTGGATTTGGGAATCAGCTTTCCCGATGAAACCATGCCCGGGGTAGATGTCGTTCTGCCTGATTTACGGTTTATTGAAGCCCGGAAGGATAAGCTGGAAGCGATTATCTTAACTCATGCTCATGAAGATCATTTTGGGGCGATTCCATATTTGTGGAAACGTCTTGGTGTGCCTGTATATGGCACAGCATTTACCCTTGCCCTGTTACGGCGAAAGTTAGCGGAAAGCCGGCTGGATTATAAAATTCCCTTACACGAGCTAGACTTTAACATCGCTTATGATTTTGGGCCGTTTTCAGTTGAACTTGTGCAATTGACACATTCTGTTCCTGATCCGGCGGCGTTAGTTTTGCGCTCAGATAAAGGGACCATTCTTCACACCGGAGATTGGAAATTTGACGAAACCCCTATGCTGGGCGTCGATACGGACAGACAAAGATTGCGCCAGCTGGGCGATGAAGGTGTTCTGGCTCTTATAGGAGATTCAACCAACGCCATGGTTGAGGGGCACACCCCATCAGAGGCCGTTGCCAGAGCGGGTTTAACAGAAGCAATTGCGGATGCAGACGGTCTGGTCGCGGTGACCTGCTTTGCTAGTAATGTTGCCCGGCTTGATTCCATCATTGCCGCTGCAGCGGCAAATAACCGTTCGGTATGTGTTGTTGGACGTGCCTTGAACCGGACCATTGGTGCTGCCCGGGACACAGGCTATCTGCGTGATATTCCTGATTTTGTGTCTGAAACTGAAGTCAGCCTGATTCCCCGAAACCATATGGTTGTCATCTGTACAGGCTCACAAGGTGAAACCCGGGCGGCAATGGCCCGTATTGCTGCCGGGGCACATGAATCAATTGACCTGCAGCCAGGGGATACTGTGATTTATTCATCACGCCAAATTCCCGGGAATGAGCCAGCAATCACAAAGGTTCAGGATATGCTGGTCAGACGCGGCATTCACCTCATCACCGATGATGATCAGCCGGTGCATGTTTCTGGCCATCCGGCACGTGATGAGCTGATCGAAATGTATGGTCTGGTTCGGCCCACAGTGGCGATTCCTGTTCATGGAACAGCCCGTCATTTGATGGCGCATGCCGGATTAGCGAAAGACTGTCAGGTAAAACAGACGCTGATACCAGACAATGGTGCCGCAATCTGTCTTTCGGAAGATAAAGCCGATATTATTGGCCATGCGCCAGTTGGCCTGTTGACCCATGAAGGCGGGAAAGTGGTTGATCTGCAATCAGATCATTTGCGCTCACGTCGCCGTATGTTATGGAACGGGACGATGACGGCTACAGTTGTTTTGTCCGCATCTGGTGAGTTGTTGCTGGCCCCTCAGGTAAGTCAGGCCGGCCTATGCACAGATGACCAAGCGGCAGATTTTGTCGCTGGGACCAGCTTGGCGATAGAGGATGCGGTTGCGGAGCGGGTCAGGCCTGGTGATGATGACAACGTCATAGAACAAATCGTCAGAACAACGCTTCGACAGATGGCAAAGAGCCAGTTCAGGCTGCGACCAACTGTTCATGTTCATGTAATGAGAACCGATATTACAGGGGTGCCAGCATGA
- a CDS encoding putative secreted protein (PFAM: Protein of unknown function (DUF1467)) → MDIVSGVVVYILLWWWVLFMVLPFGAKAPEQIETGHASSAPERPRMMLKLAATTIISAGLFVIVYLIISSGLFSFRELAG, encoded by the coding sequence ATGGATATTGTCTCAGGAGTTGTTGTTTATATTTTGTTATGGTGGTGGGTCTTGTTTATGGTTCTGCCCTTTGGGGCTAAAGCGCCTGAGCAGATAGAAACTGGTCATGCCAGTTCAGCCCCGGAACGCCCGCGAATGATGCTGAAGCTGGCGGCGACAACAATCATTTCGGCAGGGTTGTTTGTAATTGTCTATTTGATTATCTCTTCTGGACTATTTAGCTTCCGTGAGCTTGCGGGGTAA
- a CDS encoding riboflavin biosynthesis protein RibD (PFAM: RibD C-terminal domain; Cytidine and deoxycytidylate deaminase zinc-binding region~TIGRFAM: riboflavin-specific deaminase C-terminal domain; riboflavin biosynthesis protein RibD), producing the protein MNCAAEHLAETDFSSHDKRWMRLACLYASRAQGHSWPNPGVGCVLVSADNRLIAVGSTQPGGRPHAEADALLHAEQAGRLDELKGGVAYVTLEPCAHKGRGPACADLLAQSGVSRVVYAVDDPDERVNGKGHGRLIESGVIVHSGLLAQISTQGLSGFLSSCRRKQPYLISKIATSADGFISAQAGQQTWLTNEQSRRYVHDLRSRVDGLITGIQTVLIDDPALTCRLPGGRGRTPVRIVFDSCLRLPLNSQLVKTVRDGRVVVFCAQSANKRAEADLQAAGLDVVRLSSIQTGLNLIEGLRWCEQNSLSLLLVEAGTTLNKNLFDAGLLDRLIHLSAPKNINTGVAGLLYDPNTASALAFPCDSAYIRVKSGHLSDDQLTIWQKAD; encoded by the coding sequence ATGAACTGCGCCGCTGAACACCTGGCTGAAACAGATTTTTCTTCTCATGATAAAAGATGGATGCGTCTCGCCTGTCTCTATGCGAGCCGGGCCCAGGGACATAGCTGGCCAAATCCGGGTGTCGGCTGTGTGTTGGTGTCTGCCGACAACCGCCTGATCGCTGTTGGTTCAACGCAGCCTGGTGGCCGTCCACATGCTGAAGCTGATGCATTGCTGCACGCTGAACAAGCGGGCAGACTTGACGAGCTAAAAGGAGGTGTGGCCTATGTTACGCTGGAGCCTTGTGCACATAAAGGTCGCGGGCCAGCCTGTGCAGACCTGTTGGCACAGTCAGGTGTAAGCCGTGTTGTCTATGCAGTTGACGATCCAGATGAGCGAGTGAACGGAAAAGGCCATGGGCGGCTTATTGAGAGCGGGGTAATTGTTCACAGCGGTCTTCTTGCACAAATCAGTACACAAGGCCTGAGCGGGTTTTTATCCTCATGCCGCAGGAAACAACCCTATCTTATCAGTAAAATTGCAACCAGCGCAGATGGCTTCATATCTGCTCAAGCCGGACAACAGACATGGCTGACAAATGAGCAGTCAAGACGATATGTTCATGACCTCAGGTCACGTGTGGATGGCCTTATCACCGGCATCCAAACTGTGCTTATTGATGATCCGGCCTTAACATGTCGTTTGCCAGGGGGCAGGGGACGGACACCTGTCCGCATTGTGTTTGACAGTTGCTTGCGTCTCCCGCTGAACAGCCAGCTCGTTAAAACGGTCAGAGACGGGCGTGTCGTTGTTTTTTGTGCGCAGTCTGCTAACAAACGCGCCGAGGCGGATTTGCAGGCGGCGGGGCTTGATGTTGTCAGGTTATCATCCATCCAAACCGGTCTGAACCTTATTGAGGGACTGCGGTGGTGTGAGCAAAATAGTCTGTCTTTATTGTTAGTAGAAGCAGGGACTACACTGAATAAAAACCTGTTTGATGCTGGGCTTCTTGATCGGCTGATTCACCTATCTGCACCGAAAAATATAAACACAGGTGTTGCTGGTCTGTTATATGACCCAAACACCGCTTCAGCTCTGGCTTTTCCATGTGACTCTGCCTATATCAGAGTGAAGTCTGGTCATCTAAGTGATGACCAGCTGACCATCTGGCAAAAAGCTGATTAA
- a CDS encoding glycine/serine hydroxymethyltransferase (PFAM: Serine hydroxymethyltransferase) has product MNQMNGFFSNTLSQTDPEIAAALQDELVRQQDQIEMIASENIVSNAVLEAQGSILTNKYAEGYSGRRYYGGCEYVDVVETLAIDRAKQLFDCQFVNVQPHSGAQANQAVFLALLQPGDTVLGMSLASGGHLTHGAGPNLSGKWFNAVQYGVSRETGTIDYDEVRALAEEHKPKMIVAGASAYPRTLDFAAFREIADSVGAYLMVDMAHISGLVAAGVHPSPLPHAHIVTSTTHKTLRAARGGLILSNDEALGKKINSAVFPGLQGGPLMHAIAGKAVAFGEALKPEFKTYIQTVVDNARVLGDVLLDRGLDLVAKGTDTHLVLVDLRPKGLTGDITEVSLENAGITCNKNGVPFDPEKPMVTSGVRLGTPAGTTRGFGPDEFRQVGHLIGDVLDGLASNKNDNSDIEAEVRGKVRDLCRAFPIY; this is encoded by the coding sequence ATGAACCAAATGAATGGCTTTTTTAGCAATACATTGTCACAAACAGATCCGGAAATCGCAGCAGCCCTTCAGGACGAGCTTGTGCGTCAGCAGGATCAGATTGAAATGATCGCGTCTGAAAATATCGTGTCAAACGCTGTGTTGGAAGCTCAGGGCTCTATTTTGACGAATAAATATGCCGAGGGCTATTCAGGTCGCCGTTATTATGGGGGCTGTGAATATGTTGATGTTGTAGAAACATTGGCCATTGATCGGGCTAAACAGTTGTTTGATTGCCAGTTTGTAAATGTTCAGCCGCATTCAGGCGCACAGGCTAATCAGGCGGTATTTCTGGCATTGCTTCAGCCGGGCGATACTGTTCTGGGCATGTCTCTGGCCTCTGGTGGGCATCTGACGCATGGCGCAGGTCCAAATCTGTCCGGGAAATGGTTCAATGCCGTTCAATATGGTGTGTCACGCGAAACAGGAACAATTGATTATGACGAGGTGCGTGCTTTGGCAGAAGAGCATAAGCCAAAGATGATTGTTGCTGGTGCCTCAGCTTATCCTCGGACTCTGGATTTTGCAGCATTCCGAGAAATAGCCGATTCTGTCGGTGCTTATTTGATGGTTGATATGGCGCATATATCTGGCTTGGTGGCAGCAGGAGTGCATCCCAGCCCGTTGCCGCATGCTCATATCGTGACATCCACGACGCATAAGACTTTGCGTGCTGCCAGAGGCGGGCTCATCCTGTCTAATGATGAAGCTTTAGGTAAAAAAATCAATTCTGCTGTCTTCCCTGGTCTGCAGGGTGGTCCGTTGATGCATGCTATTGCCGGAAAAGCAGTGGCCTTTGGTGAGGCTCTAAAACCAGAGTTCAAAACCTACATTCAAACAGTGGTTGATAATGCCCGTGTGCTTGGTGATGTGCTTTTGGATCGGGGGCTGGACCTTGTTGCAAAGGGAACAGATACACATTTGGTTCTGGTTGATCTGCGGCCAAAAGGATTAACCGGTGATATCACAGAAGTGTCTTTAGAAAATGCCGGTATCACCTGTAATAAAAACGGTGTTCCGTTTGACCCGGAAAAGCCGATGGTCACATCAGGTGTAAGGCTGGGCACGCCTGCGGGTACCACCAGAGGGTTTGGGCCTGATGAGTTCCGTCAGGTCGGCCATTTGATCGGTGATGTCTTGGATGGCTTGGCTTCCAACAAGAATGATAATTCGGATATTGAAGCAGAGGTCCGCGGCAAGGTTCGTGACCTGTGCCGGGCATTTCCAATCTACTAA
- a CDS encoding ribose 5-phosphate isomerase B (PFAM: Ribose/Galactose Isomerase~TIGRFAM: ribose 5-phosphate isomerase B; sugar-phosphate isomerases, RpiB/LacA/LacB family), whose amino-acid sequence MKRIYLASDHAGAILKGHIRDHLAISGYEVTDLGVNATASVDYPDYAASLAEAMLQDKEAKGVLVCGSGIGISIAANRFSHIRAALVTDVTTARLSRQHNDANVVALGERLTGSATALDCVDAFLTTEFEGGRHQRRVDKLLSPQPASSE is encoded by the coding sequence ATGAAACGCATTTATCTTGCAAGTGACCACGCCGGAGCCATTTTGAAAGGTCACATTCGCGACCATTTAGCCATATCAGGCTATGAGGTAACGGATTTGGGTGTCAATGCCACAGCATCTGTTGATTATCCGGATTATGCAGCCAGCCTGGCAGAAGCCATGCTGCAGGATAAAGAAGCAAAAGGTGTTTTGGTCTGCGGATCAGGTATAGGTATTTCAATTGCCGCAAATAGGTTTTCTCATATTCGCGCGGCATTGGTTACAGATGTCACGACCGCACGTCTGTCCCGGCAGCATAATGATGCGAATGTGGTTGCACTGGGTGAACGTTTGACTGGCAGCGCCACCGCATTGGATTGCGTAGATGCATTTTTGACAACTGAATTTGAGGGCGGCCGGCATCAGCGGCGCGTCGATAAATTATTATCTCCACAACCTGCTTCATCTGAATAA
- a CDS encoding methylmalonyl-CoA epimerase (PFAM: Glyoxalase/Bleomycin resistance protein/Dioxygenase superfamily~TIGRFAM: methylmalonyl-CoA epimerase), which produces MIGTINHIAIAVPDLTAAADQWRARVGALVSAPQSLPEHGVNVVFIKAENGKIELLEPIGDTSPIAKFLERNPDGGLHHICFDVPDIIASRDQLLASGARILGSPEPKIGAHGKPVLFIHPKDMTGSLIELQQA; this is translated from the coding sequence ATGATAGGTACCATCAATCATATCGCCATTGCTGTTCCTGACCTGACAGCTGCTGCAGATCAGTGGCGCGCCCGTGTTGGGGCATTGGTATCCGCGCCGCAAAGCCTGCCTGAACATGGGGTGAATGTGGTGTTTATAAAAGCAGAAAATGGTAAAATTGAGCTGCTTGAGCCGATTGGGGATACATCGCCGATAGCAAAATTTCTTGAGCGGAATCCTGATGGCGGCTTACATCACATCTGTTTTGATGTGCCAGATATTATCGCGTCACGTGACCAGCTTTTGGCGAGTGGTGCGCGGATCTTGGGCAGCCCTGAGCCGAAAATCGGTGCGCATGGCAAGCCCGTTTTGTTCATCCACCCCAAAGATATGACCGGCAGTCTCATTGAATTGCAACAGGCGTAG
- a CDS encoding 6,7-dimethyl-8-ribityllumazine synthase (PFAM: 6,7-dimethyl-8-ribityllumazine synthase~TIGRFAM: 6,7-dimethyl-8-ribityllumazine synthase) has product MNAETQPTGHFLIVQADFYTELAAAQQQGAIAALQDAGASYDIICVPGALEIPAAIAMAAAQQPCPYDGYVALGCVIRGETTHYETVCTESSRGLMDLSVQQKLAVGNGILTVENSEQAWARADMTRKDKGGDAARAALKMAQFAARFLPE; this is encoded by the coding sequence ATGAATGCTGAGACACAGCCGACGGGTCATTTTCTGATTGTGCAGGCAGATTTTTATACCGAGCTTGCTGCCGCACAACAGCAGGGCGCTATTGCGGCTCTGCAAGATGCTGGGGCGAGTTATGACATTATCTGTGTGCCTGGTGCGCTTGAAATACCAGCAGCAATTGCCATGGCTGCTGCACAGCAACCATGCCCATATGATGGCTATGTGGCGCTGGGATGTGTCATCAGAGGCGAGACAACGCATTATGAGACAGTCTGTACAGAGTCATCACGTGGTTTGATGGATTTGTCTGTACAACAAAAATTGGCTGTCGGTAACGGCATTCTGACAGTGGAAAACAGTGAACAGGCCTGGGCACGCGCAGATATGACCCGCAAAGACAAAGGTGGCGATGCGGCCAGAGCAGCTTTGAAAATGGCCCAATTCGCGGCCCGTTTTTTGCCAGAGTAG
- a CDS encoding transcriptional regulator NrdR (PFAM: ATP cone domain~TIGRFAM: transcriptional regulator NrdR) produces the protein MLCPICRSEDTQVKDSRPSEDGTSIRRRRQCGACEARFTTFERVQLREISVLKRDGRKVPFNREKLERSFNIALRKRSVHENDVALAINDIVRKLESTGEADVSSDYIGSLVMKSLLGLDKVGYIRYASVYKNFGDASDFEDFVNELRR, from the coding sequence ATGCTGTGTCCCATTTGCAGGTCAGAAGACACACAAGTTAAGGATTCTCGTCCATCTGAAGATGGCACATCCATTCGCAGGCGCCGCCAGTGCGGGGCCTGTGAAGCACGCTTTACTACGTTTGAACGTGTTCAGTTGCGCGAAATTTCAGTATTGAAGCGCGATGGCCGTAAAGTGCCATTTAATCGCGAAAAGCTTGAACGGTCATTTAATATTGCGCTTCGAAAGCGATCTGTTCATGAAAATGATGTTGCTCTGGCCATCAATGATATTGTGCGCAAGTTGGAATCAACTGGTGAGGCTGATGTGTCGTCAGACTATATCGGGTCACTGGTGATGAAATCCCTGCTGGGGCTCGATAAGGTAGGCTATATTCGCTATGCATCTGTGTATAAAAACTTTGGCGATGCGAGCGATTTTGAAGATTTTGTGAATGAACTGCGCCGCTGA
- a CDS encoding riboflavin synthase, alpha subunit (PFAM: Lumazine binding domain~TIGRFAM: riboflavin synthase, alpha subunit) — protein sequence MFTGIVTAIGTVASVEKDKDWRFTINTPWVCDEIDLGASICCSGVCLTVTQRDANSFTVEVSEETLSCTTIGHWQVGTTINLERALKMGDELGGHVVSGHVDGLAVLNKITPVAGSYKLDFSIPCSLAGYIAAKGSVALDGVSLTVNTVEDNHFSVNIIDHTWKNTTLGQCNEQDNVNLEIDMLARYVSRLMQVAGEQK from the coding sequence ATGTTTACCGGGATTGTTACAGCAATTGGCACAGTTGCCTCTGTTGAAAAAGACAAGGATTGGCGGTTCACAATCAACACACCATGGGTTTGTGATGAAATTGACCTCGGTGCCTCTATTTGCTGTTCAGGTGTGTGTCTGACGGTTACTCAACGCGATGCAAACAGCTTCACTGTTGAGGTTTCAGAGGAAACATTGTCTTGCACGACTATTGGTCACTGGCAGGTCGGCACAACTATAAATCTGGAACGTGCGCTGAAAATGGGAGATGAGCTGGGGGGGCATGTGGTTTCTGGCCATGTTGATGGTCTGGCTGTATTGAACAAAATCACCCCGGTTGCCGGATCGTATAAATTGGATTTTTCTATTCCCTGTAGCTTGGCTGGATATATCGCAGCAAAAGGGTCGGTTGCTCTTGATGGGGTTTCATTGACAGTGAACACTGTTGAAGATAACCACTTCAGTGTGAACATTATCGACCACACCTGGAAGAACACCACGCTGGGTCAATGTAATGAACAAGATAATGTTAACTTAGAGATTGATATGCTGGCCCGGTATGTTTCCAGGCTGATGCAGGTGGCAGGAGAACAGAAGTGA
- a CDS encoding birA, biotin-(acetyl-CoA-carboxylase) ligase (PFAM: Biotin/lipoate A/B protein ligase family~TIGRFAM: birA, biotin-[acetyl-CoA-carboxylase] ligase region) gives MASGDIKTFNQLPSGWHIEYQASATSSNDLAFSCLKNNPGQAEGRCFRVGEQTKGRGRRGKHWVSHPGDGLYLSVILCPKTPRYTWPSLSFLASLGVYKALLRHIDSQHHHRCTLKWPNDVLCGNRKLAGILLESSEDGLVVGCGVNLNNAPDLGGIAHPPIAVNELVSEGKIDAGILATSLVAIIAELYAIWQSRGHQFILDEWCRHCDMKGNLVRIQTVAEIIEGICEDIGRDGQLYVRRDDGQVVQITAGDVEIMRGRNASGD, from the coding sequence GTGGCATCGGGTGACATAAAGACTTTCAATCAACTGCCGTCTGGCTGGCACATAGAGTATCAGGCTTCTGCTACCTCATCTAACGATTTGGCTTTTTCCTGCTTGAAGAATAATCCTGGTCAGGCTGAAGGCAGGTGCTTTCGTGTTGGCGAGCAAACAAAGGGACGCGGCAGGCGCGGCAAACATTGGGTGTCACACCCTGGGGACGGATTGTATCTGTCGGTCATATTATGTCCAAAGACGCCGCGTTACACCTGGCCCAGCTTGTCTTTTCTGGCGTCATTAGGTGTTTATAAAGCTTTGCTCCGTCATATTGACAGCCAGCACCATCACCGTTGCACCTTGAAATGGCCGAATGATGTGCTCTGCGGCAATCGGAAATTGGCAGGTATCTTGCTGGAATCAAGTGAGGACGGTCTGGTTGTTGGTTGCGGTGTGAATCTGAATAATGCCCCTGATCTTGGCGGCATTGCCCATCCGCCAATTGCTGTGAATGAGCTTGTCTCAGAGGGTAAAATTGATGCGGGCATTCTGGCTACCTCACTTGTGGCCATAATTGCTGAACTTTATGCGATCTGGCAGTCCAGAGGGCATCAGTTTATCCTAGATGAATGGTGTCGCCATTGTGATATGAAAGGCAATCTTGTCCGTATACAGACTGTAGCTGAGATCATTGAAGGGATATGTGAGGATATTGGCAGAGATGGCCAGCTTTATGTACGGCGTGACGATGGTCAAGTCGTTCAGATTACCGCAGGTGATGTTGAAATAATGAGAGGTCGAAATGCTTCTGGCGATTGA